The Drosophila suzukii unplaced genomic scaffold, CBGP_Dsuzu_IsoJpt1.0 scf_5, whole genome shotgun sequence genome window below encodes:
- the LOC139354959 gene encoding uncharacterized protein, which yields MKRLQQIESLNAAFETTHQVIIYTEGYIKTDYHAKKIAVSFEDLYMETNCLIAEGQRIKFPLTPSSASAPTAVSTVADARVHMPQLPVPKFSRNCVDWPGYYDAFTRLIHQNERLDNIQRFHFLKESLPAGRDCDMRQIPLTAANCTVAWDTLIQRYNNPRVVFSNHMNMLYQLPSLNKEKPDDIRSMISAVNVCAATCNTINAWLQNGDHWLAHYLTAKLPKETHSAWEHHLGSQTHIPSYKDLEQFLNNRLITLDAIENRNCSGTNKSGSPLDHHPTKRISVHNTHAQPSPPVLRCPHCNGNHILRRCQQFLSLDCYQRKEVVSKSNLCLNCLSKSHMLARCSSVKNCYHCGQRHHSLLHPAAAPSITQAPQPYSPTVSSSQPHTASIMNNDTSPVSPLANPSLQCYSSTASHATRQNILLATARIIVCHPQSGAQATITALIDQGSEATIISEHTVQALQLPRCRIRASIAGVGQTTGQRCNFTARCCIRTSLNPTSNLDVDSAYVMNSLTSHLPNQSFSPQNRKHINGLQLSDPLYYRSKRIDLIIGADLMAGLMLPEPESESHTNLLHKILT from the coding sequence ATGAAGCGCCTGCAGCAGATCGAGAGTTTAAACGCGGCTTTTGAGACCACCCATCAAGTAATCATCTACACCGAGGGATATATCAAAACGGACTATCACGCCAAGAAGATCGCCGTCAGTTTCGAGGATCTGTACATGGAAACCAATTGCCTTATAGCTGAAGGCCAACGAATAAAGTTCCCACTGACGCCGTCCTCAGCCTCGGCACCCACCGCCGTGTCGACGGTTGCCGACGCACGTGTCCACATGCCACAACTGCCAGTGCCCAAGTTTAGCAGAAACTGTGTGGACTGGCCTGGATATTATGACGCCTTCACTCGGTTAATTCATCAAAATGAGCGGCTGGACAATATTCAACGGTTTCATTTCCTCAAGGAATCTCTGCCAGCTGGTCGAGATTGCGATATGCGTCAAATTCCTTTGACGGCCGCTAACTGTACGGTAGCATGGGACACACTAATTCAGCGCTATAACAATCCACGCGTGGTCTTCTCCAATCACATGAACATGTTGTACCAGTTGCCAAGCCTAAACAAGGAGAAGCCCGATGATATTCGATCTATGATCAGTGCAGTCAACGTCTGCGCAGCCACCTGTAACACCATCAACGCGTGGTTGCAGAACGGGGATCACTGGCTCGCCCATTATTTGACTGCAAAATTACCGAAAGAGACGCACTCCGCCTGGGAACATCATCTCGGCAGTCAAACCCACATTCCCTCGTACAAGGATCTCGAACAGTTTCTCAACAACCGGTTAATCACCCTGGACGCCATTGAAAATAGAAACTGTTCGGGCACCAACAAATCTGGATCACCACTGGATCATCACCCCACAAAACGTATCTCGGTTCATAACACCCACGCGCAACCAAGCCCCCCTGTGCTTCGTTGCCCACACTGCAATGGTAATCATATCCTTCGTCGATGTCAGCAATTCCTTAGCTTGGATTGCTACCAACGTAAGGAGGTCGTGAGTAAGTCAAATCTATGCCTCAACTGCCTGAGCAAATCGCACATGCTGGCCCGCTGTTCAAGTGTAAAGAATTGCTACCACTGTGGACAACGCCACCATTCTTTACTTCATCCGGCCGCGGCGCCAAGCATCACTCAAGCACCCCAACCTTACTCGCCGACCGTATCATCCAGTCAACCACATACCGCTTCGATTATGAACAACGACACCTCACCAGTTAGCCCCCTTGCTAATCCAAGCCTCCAATGTTATTCTTCCACAGCCTCCCATGCAACGCGACAGAATATCTTGCTAGCTACCGCACGGATTATTGTCTGCCACCCCCAGAGCGGCGCTCAAGCAACAATAACTGCCCTCATCGATCAGGGGTCGGAAGCTACAATAATCTCAGAGCATACCGTCCAAGCTCTCCAGCTTCCACGATGCAGAATCCGCGCTTCGATCGCCGGTGTCGGCCAAACTACTGGTCAACGGTGCAACTTTACGGCAAGATGCTGCATCCGAACGTCGCTAAACCCAACGTCCAATCTAGATGTCGACTCTGCGTACGTTATGAACTCGCTGACCTCACATCTACCAAACCAATCGTTTTCGCCTCAAAACAGGAAACACATCAACGGACTCCAGCTCTCGGATCCTTTATACTATCGCTCGAAACGCATAGATCTCATCATCGGAGCCGACCTCATGGCGGGTCTTATGCTTCCGGAACCCGAATCGGAAAGCCATACGAACCTATTGCACAAAATTCTCACTTAG